TTGCTGGCCGATGAGGGGCTGCACGAACCGGGACTCAGAATCCCAGGGGAATAGAATCCAGGTGTCCTGACTGACCTCGGTGATAAACGTGTCCACGACCGGCCGGCCGGCGGGTTTGGCGTAAACCGTTGCGAAATGGGCTTTGGGCAGCAT
The DNA window shown above is from Deltaproteobacteria bacterium and carries:
- a CDS encoding xanthine phosphoribosyltransferase, which codes for MLPKAHFATVYAKPAGRPVVDTFITEVSQDTWILFPWDSESRFVQPLIGQQ